One Romboutsia sp. 13368 genomic window carries:
- a CDS encoding 2-hydroxyacyl-CoA dehydratase: TFDKNKIKDILLENNKNIDNISNENKLKIGILGARSNDSIVDIINENNAQVVFNITCTGIDRKLKIDEDNILSSYSNSILSQIPCMRMEEAHKREDFIRNFEDNLDGIICHTVQFCDNYSYEYISLKQNIKTPILLLETDATKQCVGQIKTRVEAFLESLAVSKGISINDKGKKMKINKDGKVYVLGVDSGSTSTNAVIMDENKKIIAHEVIRTGAKSIESAQTILENILTKANLNKEDLSLIVSTGYGRVSIPYAHESVTEISCHGKGAHYFNPKIRT, from the coding sequence GACTTTTGATAAAAATAAAATTAAAGATATYTTATTAGAAAATAATAAAAATATAGATAATATCTCTAATGAAAATAAATTAAAAATAGGTATCCTAGGTGCAAGATCTAATGATAGCATCGTTGATATTATCAATGAAAATAATGCACAAGTCGTATTCAATATTACTTGCACTGGTATAGATAGAAAGTTAAAAATTGATGAAGATAATATTTTATCTTCTTATTCAAATAGTATTTTAAGCCAAATACCTTGTATGAGGATGGAAGAAGCTCATAAAAGAGAAGATTTTATTAGAAACTTTGAAGATAATCTTGATGGAATAATATGTCATACTGTTCAATTTTGTGATAATTATTCCTATGAGTACATCAGTTTAAAACAAAATATAAAAACTCCTATACTTTTATTAGAAACTGATGCTACAAAACAATGTGTAGGTCAAATTAAAACTAGGGTTGAAGCATTTTTAGAATCATTGGCTGTTTCAAAAGGAATCTCTATTAATGATAAGGGGAAAAAAATGAAAATAAATAAAGATGGAAAAGTATATGTATTGGGAGTTGATAGTGGCTCTACATCAACTAATGCAGTTATAATGGATGAAAATAAAAAAATTATAGCTCATGAGGTAATTAGAACTGGTGCTAAAAGTATAGAAAGTGCACAAACAATATTAGAAAATATTTTAACTAAAGCTAATTTAAATAAAGAAGATTTAAGTTTAATAGTATCAACTGGATATGGACGTGTAAGTATACCTTATGCACATGAAAGTGTAACAGAAATTAGTTGCCACGGAAAAGGTGCTCACTATTTCAATCCTAAAATTAGAACTAT
- a CDS encoding glutamine synthetase, translating to MMTLLRIIKKEDHNREKLIQILNDNKQIRFVSLMGIDLGGNATDEKIPIELFIKDMDDFLEKGIQTDGSSVELHEIATLNNAKVDLLPDLDVNWYIDYNSELSDYETNLPIGTLKIPSFLIHNNKKVCSRGILKRATTNLENSLIDLLKKYPNLLKNIDIDSVDNIEKINITSATELEFWVSIPEDKVDLEKLYVSQSLKEQYWKKTQGTIRSALERTLIILQQLGIEPEMGHKEAGGIGSSISIYGKTNHAMEQLEIDWKYSSSLQAADNEIVIRDIVEEIFXSFGLNVTFKAKPLNKVAGSGEHTHVSVSAKLKNGKVINLFSPKDTTNDFMSEIGYGALMGILKNYEVINPFVSDSNDSFNRLVPGFEAPVCIVTSLGRSYELPSRNRSILIGLIRDNDSPLATRFELRSPNPLSNTYLILASVYQAMIDGIKAVGISNLDSKALEKEISKNAGENGFYLEKDRKYRDEENVFEYYTKEEREKLFGKSPATVYENMLNLDKYKDKIEVLKYNGVFTDDIINSFKTGAIDRWMKELKNRIIQDNMDIIRSCKKMHTLDDMDALDEVIYNDISNIKYELMKDTLSKKSLFTQIIDAIDNYELEEASKLQLIMKAKMELLQSEYIQYKKNIY from the coding sequence ATTATGACTTTATTAAGGATAATAAAGAAAGAAGATCATAATAGAGAGAAGTTAATTCAAATACTAAATGATAATAAACAAATAAGATTTGTATCACTTATGGGAATTGACTTAGGCGGAAATGCAACTGATGAAAAAATACCTATAGAATTATTTATAAAAGATATGGATGACTTTTTAGAAAAAGGTATACAAACAGATGGTTCTAGTGTTGAACTTCATGAAATAGCAACACTTAATAATGCAAAGGTAGATTTACTTCCAGATTTAGATGTAAATTGGTATATAGATTATAATAGCGAACTATCAGATTATGAAACTAATTTACCTATTGGAACGCTTAAAATACCATCTTTTTTAATACACAATAATAAAAAAGTATGCTCAAGAGGAATACTTAAAAGAGCAACAACTAATCTAGAAAATTCTTTGATAGACTTATTAAAAAAATATCCTAATCTATTAAAAAATATAGATATAGATAGTGTAGATAATATCGAAAAAATAAATATAACATCAGCAACAGAATTAGAGTTTTGGGTAAGTATACCAGAAGATAAAGTAGATTTAGAAAAATTATATGTATCTCAAAGTTTAAAAGAGCAATACTGGAAAAAAACTCAAGGGACTATAAGAAGTGCCTTAGAAAGAACACTTATAATACTTCAACAATTAGGAATAGAGCCTGAAATGGGTCATAAAGAAGCAGGGGGTATAGGTAGTTCTATAAGTATATATGGTAAAACTAATCATGCTATGGAACAGTTAGAAATAGACTGGAAATATTCAAGTTCCCTTCAAGCAGCTGATAATGAAATAGTAATACGTGATATAGTAGAAGAAATATTTARAAGCTTTGGTCTTAATGTAACTTTTAAAGCTAAACCACTTAATAAAGTAGCAGGTAGTGGAGAACATACTCATGTAAGTGTAAGTGCAAAATTAAAAAATGGAAAAGTTATAAATTTATTTTCTCCTAAAGATACTACTAATGATTTTATGAGTGAAATTGGATATGGAGCATTAATGGGAATACTTAAAAATTATGAAGTAATAAATCCATTTGTATCAGATTCTAATGATTCATTTAATAGATTAGTACCTGGATTTGAAGCTCCAGTATGTATAGTAACATCTCTTGGTAGAAGTTATGAACTTCCATCAAGAAATAGGTCTATATTAATAGGGCTTATAAGAGATAATGATAGTCCATTAGCTACTAGATTTGAACTAAGGTCACCAAATCCATTATCAAATACTTATTTAATATTAGCTAGTGTTTATCAAGCAATGATAGATGGTATAAAAGCAGTGGGGATTAGTAACTTAGATTCTAAAGCTTTAGAAAAAGAAATATCTAAAAATGCAGGTGAAAACGGATTTTATTTAGAAAAAGATAGAAAATATAGAGATGAAGAGAATGTATTTGAATACTATACTAAAGAAGAACGAGAAAAGTTATTTGGAAAGTCACCAGCTACAGTTTATGAAAATATGTTAAACTTAGATAAATATAAAGATAAAATTGAGGTTTTAAAATATAATGGAGTATTTACAGATGATATTATAAATTCATTTAAAACTGGAGCTATAGATAGATGGATGAAGGAGTTAAAAAATAGAATTATACAAGATAATATGGATATAATTAGAAGTTGCAAAAAAATGCATACACTAGATGATATGGATGCTTTGGATGAAGTTATATACAATGATATAAGCAATATAAAATATGAATTAATGAAAGATACTTTAAGTAAAAAGTCTTTATTTACTCAAATAATAGATGCGATAGATAATTATGAATTAGAAGAAGCTTCAAAACTTCAATTAATAATGAAAGCTAAGATGGAGCTTTTACAAAGTGAATATATACAATATAAGAAAAATATTTATTAA
- a CDS encoding ABC transporter permease: MKSNNNYSQGYIDYLKNTKKEKIKVLLSQISLLVGILVLWEVLANYGLIETFLFSKPSDIYHLFIKYLSNGELLRHIGISVYETLLGLVIGTVIGIIVAIALWWSEKLSRILDPFLVVLNALPKTALAPIIIVWAGAGIEGIVVTAVTISVVVTILSAYNYFINVDEEKIKMLKSFGATKSQLLFKLIIPSNIGNLINLTKINIGMAWVGVIVGEFLVSRYGLGYLIVYGGQVFKLDLVMMGVFVLAFCAWIMYEILNIAEKIYNSRK; the protein is encoded by the coding sequence ATGAAATCAAACAATAACTATTCACAAGGATATATAGACTATCTGAAAAACACAAAAAAAGAAAAAATAAAAGTATTATTATCTCAAATATCTTTACTTGTAGGCATACTAGTACTATGGGAAGTACTTGCAAACTATGGGTTAATAGAAACATTCTTATTTAGTAAACCATCTGATATATATCATCTATTTATAAAATATCTATCAAATGGAGAACTTCTAAGACATATTGGTATATCTGTATACGAAACATTACTAGGACTAGTAATTGGTACAGTAATAGGAATAATAGTTGCAATAGCACTTTGGTGGTCTGAAAAATTATCAAGAATTTTAGATCCATTTTTAGTAGTGCTTAATGCTCTTCCAAAAACAGCCCTAGCTCCTATTATAATTGTTTGGGCAGGTGCTGGAATTGAAGGAATTGTAGTTACTGCAGTTACAATATCTGTAGTTGTTACAATACTTTCAGCTTACAACTACTTTATAAATGTAGATGAAGAAAAAATCAAGATGTTAAAAAGCTTTGGTGCTACTAAATCCCAACTATTATTTAAACTTATAATACCTTCAAACATAGGTAACCTTATAAACTTAACTAAAATAAATATTGGTATGGCATGGGTTGGAGTTATAGTTGGTGAGTTTTTAGTATCTCGTTATGGTTTAGGATATTTAATAGTTTATGGTGGTCAAGTATTTAAGTTAGATTTAGTAATGATGGGTGTATTTGTATTAGCATTTTGTGCTTGGATAATGTATGAAATTTTAAATATAGCTGAAAAGATATATAACTCTAGAAAATAA
- a CDS encoding kinase, whose protein sequence is MVTFDINGAIVEFDEKMDNYNSIRKSFKSQAENYSEDFKNYCLDNILTLKDLSENSLEISMNYIENSIKKGVETIVGYNLITIDINTFKETYCGKYLNYQRMFNNLMKQTKTKSKKNNYMTKASLKPLIETLSQYIYNDCFNIHNAVIDALIQNGIDIVGSKIDEENIKKSNALFNNYKDGFISRVDGTMVVKQIITLNPYRMDIYEYLVNEDGDFNKEIEKLATYLGYDIRPFKSKLMDKYINDCLENDRDIDFIKEKIVKYARYIGSSNEDIYLTRIDAIQMFENA, encoded by the coding sequence ATGGTTACATTTGATATAAATGGTGCTATAGTAGAGTTTGATGAAAAGATGGATAACTACAATAGCATAAGAAAATCATTTAAAAGTCAAGCAGAAAACTATAGTGAAGATTTTAAGAATTACTGTTTGGATAATATATTAACATTAAAAGATTTGTCAGAAAATTCCTTAGAAATAAGCATGAATTATATAGAAAATTCTATAAAAAAAGGTGTTGAAACTATAGTAGGTTATAATCTTATAACTATAGATATAAATACATTTAAAGAAACTTATTGTGGAAAATATTTAAATTATCAACGAATGTTTAACAATCTTATGAAACAAACCAAAACAAAAAGCAAGAAAAATAATTACATGACAAAAGCATCTCTTAAGCCATTAATAGAAACTTTATCACAATATATATACAACGATTGCTTTAATATACATAATGCAGTAATAGATGCACTTATACAAAATGGTATAGATATAGTAGGTTCAAAAATAGATGAAGAAAATATAAAAAAATCAAATGCACTATTTAATAACTACAAAGATGGTTTTATAAGTAGAGTAGATGGAACTATGGTAGTAAAGCAAATAATAACTTTAAATCCATATAGAATGGATATCTATGAATATTTAGTAAATGAAGATGGAGACTTTAATAAAGAAATAGAAAAGTTAGCAACTTATTTAGGTTATGATATAAGACCATTTAAAAGTAAGCTAATGGATAAATATATAAATGATTGTTTAGAAAATGATAGAGATATAGATTTTATAAAAGAAAAGATAGTAAAATATGCTAGATATATAGGTTCTTCAAATGAAGATATTTATTTAACTAGAATAGATGCTATACAAATGTTTGAAAATGCATAA
- a CDS encoding ABC transporter ATP-binding protein: protein MKDMVKISDLNQTFYTKDGELEVLKNINFNLIEGEILTILGPSGSGKSTILNILTDLLEPTSGEVILNGKIGYMFQKDNLLEWRNIMDNITIGLEIQHKKTPESIQRVESLLKTYDLWEFRNMYPKELSGGMRQRVALIRTLSVNPDILLLDEPFSALDYQTRILVSDDVYRIIKNEGKSAILVTHDISEAISMSDKIIVLSKRPAIVKSTHNIDLVPEGEKTPFKVRKLPQFQDYFDILWKELDRYEIKQ from the coding sequence ATGAAAGATATGGTCAAAATATCAGACCTAAATCAAACCTTTTACACAAAAGATGGAGAATTAGAAGTTCTAAAAAATATTAACTTTAATCTAATAGAAGGAGAAATATTAACTATCCTTGGACCTAGTGGCTCTGGAAAATCAACAATACTAAACATACTAACTGACCTTTTAGAACCTACTAGTGGTGAAGTAATTCTAAATGGTAAAATTGGATATATGTTTCAAAAAGATAACTTACTAGAATGGAGAAACATAATGGAYAATATAACCATTGGACTTGAAATCCAACATAAGAAAACTCCAGAATCAATTCAAAGAGTTGAATCACTTTTAAAAACTTATGATCTTTGGGAATTTAGAAATATGTATCCTAAAGAGCTATCTGGAGGTATGAGACAGAGAGTTGCATTGATTCGTACTCTATCTGTAAATCCTGATATATTACTTCTTGATGAACCTTTCTCTGCWCTTGATTACCAAACAAGGATATTAGTTAGTGATGATGTTTATAGAATAATTAAAAACGAAGGTAAATCTGCAATTCTCGTAACTCATGACATTTCAGAAGCTATATCAATGAGCGATAAAATAATAGTACTATCAAAAAGACCTGCAATAGTAAAAAGCACTCACAATATAGACCTTGTACCAGAAGGAGAAAAAACACCTTTCAAAGTTCGTAAATTACCACAGTTTCAAGACTACTTTGACATTCTGTGGAAGGAGCTAGATAGATATGAAATCAAACAATAA
- a CDS encoding transposase has translation SYGVCPSKKQKYFGFKFHALTTVDGFLTDYVITPANVYDKKVVWDLCDKYSSMSIIGDKSYVNKRLT, from the coding sequence CCTCTTATGGAGTATGTCCATCAAAAAAGCAAAAATATTTTGGATTTAAGTTTCATGCACTTACTACAGTAGATGGTTTCTTAACTGACTATGTCATAACTCCTGCAAATGTTTATGATAAAAAAGTAGTATGGGATTTATGTGATAAATACAGTTCTATGTCTATAATAGGAGATAAAAGTTATGTTAATAAAAGGCTAAC
- a CDS encoding DUF4870 domain-containing protein, with protein MEEVVLVKRAIKGDRQAFESLMDIYFDRMCREAYIRCKHEEDTKEIVQETIYKAYKSIKNLNEPKYFKTWLSRILINVAKLHYINFYWRNTMDNFRSSMPRENLIMLIMAAGILVFNLIGFIVSYFVWRELSKDSDYIRENGRRLLNFHISFTIYTIIAGLLVIVLIGVJLAPIVSIAYFVLAILGMIKYGQYKDYDYAFTINFIK; from the coding sequence ATGGAAGAGGTAGTTTTAGTTAAAAGAGCTATCAAAGGTGATAGACAAGCTTTTGAAAGTCTTATGGATATTTACTTTGATAGGATGTGTAGGGAAGCATATATAAGATGCAAACATGAAGAAGATACTAAAGAAATAGTTCAAGAAACTATATATAAGGCTTATAAGAGTATTAAAAATTTAAATGAGCCTAAATATTTTAAAACATGGTTGAGTAGGATACTTATAAATGTAGCTAAATTACATTATATAAATTTTTACTGGAGGAATACTATGGATAACTTTAGAAGCTCTATGCCAAGAGAAAATCTAATAATGTTAATAATGGCAGCTGGAATACTTGTTTTTAACTTAATTGGATTTATAGTATCATACTTTGTATGGAGAGAACTAAGCAAAGACTCTGACTATATAAGAGAAAATGGAAGAAGATTATTAAACTTCCATATATCTTTTACAATATATACGATAATAGCAGGATTATTGGTAATTGTATTAATAGGAGTAMTTTTAGCACCAATAGTTTCAATAGCATACTTTGTATTAGCAATACTAGGTATGATAAAGTATGGTCAGTATAAAGATTATGACTATGCATTTACAATCAATTTTATAAAGTAA
- the add gene encoding adenosine deaminase, whose translation MIKNLPKIELHCHLDGSVRVDTIIDIAKKENIKLDSYKKCDVQKMVQVPKDCKSLNEYLKRFNLPNKVMQSSENIKRITFELLEDAQKENVKYIEVRFAPLLHLNGGLTVKEVIQSTIDGVNEAEKVYDIKGNIILCCMKMMSEEDAILVIEEGKEFLNKGVVAIDLAGPEEEGFANKYKRAIKLARDYGYNITIHAGEAASGQNVIDCINILKAQRIGHGVRIKDMKEAYDLVKETGVMLEMCPTSNTQTKAIESFSDYPFYDFYKDGINVSINHHKD comes from the coding sequence ATGATAAAAAATTTACCCAAAATAGAATTACACTGTCATTTAGATGGAAGTGTTAGAGTAGATACAATTATAGATATAGCTAAAAAAGAAAATATAAAATTAGATTCATATAAAAAATGTGATGTTCAAAAAATGGTTCAAGTTCCTAAGGATTGTAAATCTTTAAATGAATATCTAAAACGTTTTAATTTACCAAATAAAGTAATGCAAAGTAGTGAAAATATAAAAAGAATTACATTTGAACTTTTAGAAGATGCACAAAAAGAAAATGTTAAGTATATAGAAGTTAGATTTGCACCATTACTTCATTTAAATGGTGGATTAACTGTTAAAGAAGTTATACAAAGTACTATAGATGGTGTTAATGAAGCAGAAAAAGTTTACGATATAAAAGGAAATATTATACTTTGTTGCATGAAGATGATGAGTGAAGAAGATGCAATATTAGTAATTGAAGAAGGTAAAGAATTTTTAAACAAAGGAGTAGTAGCAATAGACTTAGCAGGACCTGAAGAAGAAGGATTTGCTAATAAATATAAAAGAGCAATAAAGTTAGCAAGAGATTATGGATACAATATAACTATACATGCAGGAGAAGCTGCGAGTGGTCAAAATGTTATAGATTGTATAAATATACTTAAGGCACAAAGAATAGGTCATGGAGTTAGAATAAAAGATATGAAAGAAGCTTATGATTTAGTTAAAGAAACTGGTGTTATGCTTGAAATGTGCCCTACAAGTAATACTCAGACTAAAGCAATTGAAAGTTTTAGTGATTATCCATTCTATGATTTCTATAAAGACGGAATAAATGTTAGTATAAACCATCATAAAGATTAG
- a CDS encoding aminopeptidase, whose amino-acid sequence DIVISSEAKSLADEIINQSXXPEEVFNEFPSWVSDQYVKIAKNGGAFLSIHAANPDLLKDVDPQRVANAQKASGIALKEWRSYTLTDKCKWSIVSIPTEAWAKKVFPGISSQDAIDKLWEAIFKCSRVDNEDPIKAWENHNSDLKKRMDFLNNKNFKTLHFKSDKTDLTMDLPKGHIWLSGASVDPNGIEFNPNIPTEEVFCLPHKFKVNGIVHSTKPLVYGGNVI is encoded by the coding sequence GATATAGTTATAAGTTCAGAAGCTAAAAGTTTAGCAGATGAAATTATAAATCAGTCAAAWRCACCAGAAGAAGTATTCAATGAATTTCCAAGTTGGGTATCTGACCAATACGTTAAAATAGCTAAAAATGGAGGAGCATTTTTAAGTATTCATGCGGCAAATCCAGATTTACTAAAAGATGTTGATCCACAAAGAGTTGCTAATGCTCAAAAAGCATCTGGTATAGCTTTAAAAGAATGGAGATCTTACACATTAACTGATAAATGTAAGTGGAGTATAGTATCTATTCCTACAGAAGCTTGGGCTAAAAAAGTATTCCCTGGTATATCTTCTCAAGATGCAATAGATAAGCTATGGGAAGCTATTTTTAAATGTTCTAGAGTTGATAATGAAGATCCAATAAAAGCTTGGGAAAATCATAACTCTGATTTAAAGAAGAGAATGGATTTCTTAAATAATAAAAACTTTAAAACTTTACATTTTAAATCTGATAAAACAGATTTAACTATGGATTTACCTAAAGGACATATTTGGTTAAGTGGTGCATCTGTTGACCCTAATGGAATAGAGTTTAATCCAAATATACCAACAGAAGAAGTGTTCTGCTTACCTCATAAGTTTAAAGTAAATGGTATTGTTCATAGCACTAAGCCACTAGTTTATGGTGGAAATGTTATAGA
- a CDS encoding SIR2 family protein encodes MKIAIFLGAGASAAEHCPIQNQLFVDYFKSLTKEDYENEMNKELHKFFKLMFNIDTINDDIEKISFPTFEEVLGLIDLAEQRRESFKNFRLEIFNNKSDSMRLLRQYLILLMAKSLHDCEKNNNYYHKSLIDNLLKADILKDTTFISANYDIHIDNSIARLYKRKNPIMLDYGVDFTNFEIRNSWKKPQPPSVKLYKIHGSLNWLYCPVYNSLTITPYEGGVMRLLDNIDEAKCLACDEITIPIIIPPTYFKNMTNVFVSTVWNEVEKTLRKSDLLIFCGYSFSDADIHIKYMIKRVQTSRKKSPLKFMVFNSYEGKREESKKKEEERYKRFLGEEVIFTDNSFEEFVSDPLRFINA; translated from the coding sequence ATGAAAATAGCAATATTTCTAGGTGCAGGAGCATCAGCAGCAGAACACTGCCCTATTCAAAATCAGCTTTTTGTTGACTATTTTAAATCATTAACCAAAGAAGATTATGAAAATGAAATGAATAAAGAATTGCATAAGTTTTTTAAATTAATGTTTAACATAGATACAATAAATGATGATATTGAAAAAATATCATTTCCAACATTTGAAGAAGTATTAGGTCTTATAGATTTAGCAGAACAAAGAAGAGAATCCTTCAAAAACTTTAGACTTGAAATTTTTAATAATAAAAGCGATAGTATGCGTCTTTTAAGACAATATCTTATTTTACTTATGGCAAAGTCTTTACATGACTGTGAGAAAAACAACAACTACTATCATAAGTCACTTATAGATAATTTACTAAAAGCAGATATATTAAAAGATACTACATTTATAAGTGCGAACTATGATATACATATAGATAATTCTATAGCAAGATTATATAAACGAAAAAATCCTATAATGCTTGACTATGGAGTTGATTTTACAAATTTTGAAATCAGAAATAGTTGGAAAAAACCACAACCTCCATCTGTTAAACTTTATAAAATACATGGMTCTTTAAATTGGTTGTATTGTCCAGTGTATAATAGTTTAACAATAACACCTTATGAAGGTGGTGTAATGAGGCTTTTAGATAATATAGATGAAGCTAAATGTTTAGCATGTGATGAAATTACAATACCTATTATAATACCTCCAACTTATTTTAAAAATATGACTAATGTATTTGTATCAACAGTTTGGAATGAAGTAGAAAAGACTTTAAGAAAAAGTGACTTACTTATATTTTGCGGATATTCTTTTTCTGATGCAGATATACATATAAAATATATGATAAAAAGAGTTCAAACTAGCAGAAAAAAATCTCCTCTAAAATTTATGGTATTTAATAGTTATGAAGGGAAAAGGGAAGAGTCAAAGAAAAAGGAAGAAGAGAGATATAAAAGGTTTTTAGGAGAAGAAGTTATATTTACTGATAACTCATTTGAGGAGTTTGTAAGTGATCCATTAAGATTTATAAATGC